In Synechococcus sp. UW69, a single genomic region encodes these proteins:
- a CDS encoding TrkA family potassium uptake protein, with the protein MRRRRARGQLKLITAPWRGPISALSAVIFAGALGYRITEGWDWGDCLWMVLITISTIGYGEVEVLSPQGRLVTVLIVVGGLVVVQLAIQRVLGLKDSGYFLRLREFRFHRMLESLHNHVILCGYGRIGQEIAAQLQRDGVPLVVIETDPNRRDVAEMKGMRVLQADATLDETLLDAGLERCCSLVAALPSDASNLYVILSAKDLRPDCRLIARANSDEAASKLRLAGATVVVSPYVAGGRVMAASALRPLALNFMELLAGSDYEIEEFQLSHDPLHLMEIRGRSLSELELGRRSGAMVLAIREKGKLIANPGGHTQMAPGQLLIVLGSKTQLATFQALLGEAVDTIETMPG; encoded by the coding sequence ATGAGGCGCCGCAGAGCCAGAGGACAGCTGAAGCTGATCACAGCTCCATGGCGGGGCCCCATCAGTGCCCTGAGTGCTGTGATCTTCGCCGGTGCCCTTGGATACCGAATCACTGAGGGCTGGGACTGGGGCGATTGCCTCTGGATGGTGCTGATCACGATCAGCACCATCGGCTACGGCGAGGTGGAAGTCCTGTCACCCCAAGGGCGCCTGGTCACCGTGCTGATCGTGGTTGGTGGATTGGTGGTTGTTCAACTGGCCATCCAACGCGTTCTCGGGCTGAAGGACTCGGGATATTTCCTCAGACTGCGTGAATTCCGCTTTCACCGAATGCTGGAAAGCCTGCACAACCATGTGATCCTTTGCGGCTATGGCCGAATCGGGCAGGAAATCGCGGCCCAACTCCAACGCGATGGGGTACCTCTCGTGGTGATCGAGACGGATCCCAATCGAAGGGATGTCGCTGAAATGAAGGGGATGCGTGTTCTGCAGGCGGATGCAACCTTGGACGAAACGTTGCTGGACGCAGGACTCGAACGCTGCTGCAGCCTCGTTGCAGCCCTTCCGAGCGATGCTTCCAATCTTTATGTGATCCTCAGCGCCAAGGATCTAAGGCCGGATTGCCGCTTAATTGCCCGCGCAAACAGCGATGAAGCGGCTTCAAAGCTGCGTCTGGCAGGGGCCACTGTCGTGGTCAGTCCCTATGTGGCTGGTGGCCGCGTGATGGCGGCTTCTGCTCTGCGGCCCCTGGCACTCAACTTCATGGAGCTTCTGGCTGGCTCTGATTACGAGATCGAGGAATTCCAACTGAGTCACGACCCACTGCACCTGATGGAGATCCGTGGGCGCAGCCTGTCTGAACTGGAGCTGGGCCGCCGCAGTGGAGCCATGGTGCTGGCGATCCGAGAAAAGGGAAAGCTGATCGCCAATCCAGGCGGACACACCCAGATGGCACCGGGACAACTCCTGATCGTGCTGGGGAGCAAGACCCAACTCGCGACCTTTCAAGCGTTACTGGGGGAGGCCGTCGACACGATTGAAACCATGCCGGGTTGA
- the fabG gene encoding 3-oxoacyl-[acyl-carrier-protein] reductase, with amino-acid sequence MSPSASLAGQTALVTGGGRGIGRAIALALGEAGAEVVVNYSNSAAAADDVVAAITAAGGQAYALKANVSVEAEVDGLIKQVLERSGRLDVLVNNAGITRDGLLMRMKTDDWQAVIDLNLSGVFLCTRAVARPMLKQKSGRIINITSVVGLMGNAGQANYAAAKAGVIGLTRSTAKELASRGITVNAVAPGFIATDMTKDLDAEAILKDIPLGTFGTQEQVAGAVRFLASDPAAAYITGQVLQVDGGMVMA; translated from the coding sequence ATGTCTCCCAGCGCTTCTCTTGCCGGTCAGACCGCCCTGGTGACAGGAGGAGGTCGCGGCATCGGCCGTGCCATCGCCCTAGCCCTGGGCGAAGCAGGAGCAGAAGTCGTCGTGAACTACTCCAATTCCGCCGCCGCAGCGGACGACGTGGTCGCTGCGATCACTGCAGCTGGGGGACAGGCCTACGCCCTGAAAGCCAATGTGTCTGTCGAGGCAGAGGTGGATGGCCTGATCAAACAGGTGCTTGAACGCAGCGGCCGTCTGGATGTGTTGGTGAACAACGCCGGCATCACACGGGACGGCCTGCTGATGCGAATGAAAACCGACGATTGGCAAGCGGTGATCGACCTCAACCTCAGTGGTGTGTTCCTCTGCACGAGAGCTGTGGCACGCCCGATGCTGAAGCAGAAGAGTGGCCGGATCATCAACATCACCTCTGTTGTGGGGCTGATGGGCAACGCTGGCCAGGCCAACTACGCCGCCGCCAAAGCCGGCGTCATCGGTCTGACCCGCAGCACCGCGAAGGAGCTCGCTAGCCGTGGCATCACCGTGAACGCGGTGGCTCCAGGCTTCATCGCCACGGACATGACCAAGGACCTCGATGCGGAGGCCATTCTCAAAGACATCCCGCTGGGGACCTTTGGAACCCAGGAGCAGGTGGCTGGTGCCGTGCGCTTCCTGGCCTCCGACCCAGCAGCGGCCTACATCACAGGCCAGGTGCTGCAGGTTGATGGCGGCATGGTGATGGCCTGA
- a CDS encoding ABC transporter ATP-binding protein, translating to MALIELRKISKSYGSVTALRELDLTVPEGCLYGLLGPNGAGKTTAMRILATLLAPDGGSVHVGGVDGLAEPRAIRQLMGYVAQEVAIDKILSGRELLQLQGDLYHLQRKDRETRIADLIERLAMGDWIDRRCGTYSGGMRRRLDLAAGLLHRPRLLVLDEPTVGLDIESRSAIWQLLRQLVQEGTTVLLSSHYLEEVEALADQMAIIDDGRVIAEGTPDQLKQRLGGDRVTLRVREFSTAEEAAKVRALLEPLNGVLEVVVNRAQGFSLNLVIEGGPVIDQLRQTLDGAGLPVFALAQSRPSLDDVYLQATGRTLMDAELAIAGQRDVKKEKRQSMR from the coding sequence ATGGCGTTGATTGAACTGCGGAAGATTTCCAAGTCCTACGGCTCGGTTACGGCTCTACGTGAGCTTGATCTCACCGTTCCTGAAGGGTGCCTCTACGGGCTTCTTGGCCCGAATGGTGCCGGTAAAACAACGGCCATGCGCATTCTGGCCACCTTGCTCGCCCCCGATGGCGGTTCCGTACATGTGGGCGGTGTGGACGGGCTGGCGGAGCCAAGAGCCATCCGCCAACTCATGGGTTATGTGGCCCAAGAGGTAGCTATTGACAAGATTCTGAGCGGTCGAGAACTGCTGCAGCTTCAAGGTGATCTGTACCACTTGCAGCGGAAGGATCGCGAAACCCGAATTGCTGATCTGATTGAACGCCTCGCCATGGGCGACTGGATTGATCGCCGCTGCGGTACCTATTCCGGTGGCATGCGTCGTCGGCTCGATCTGGCGGCCGGTTTGCTGCACCGTCCCCGGTTGCTCGTGCTTGATGAACCCACCGTTGGATTGGACATCGAGAGCAGGAGTGCCATCTGGCAACTGTTGCGTCAGCTGGTTCAGGAGGGCACCACTGTTCTTCTGAGCAGTCACTACCTGGAAGAGGTGGAGGCACTTGCTGATCAGATGGCGATCATCGATGACGGTCGGGTGATAGCTGAAGGCACTCCGGACCAGCTCAAGCAAAGGCTTGGGGGTGATCGCGTCACCCTCCGGGTCCGAGAGTTCAGCACTGCTGAAGAGGCGGCCAAGGTGCGTGCGCTGCTTGAACCGCTGAATGGGGTTCTTGAGGTGGTGGTGAACCGAGCTCAGGGGTTTTCCCTCAACCTGGTGATTGAAGGTGGGCCCGTGATCGACCAACTTCGTCAAACCCTTGATGGTGCAGGCCTCCCTGTCTTTGCCTTGGCCCAAAGTCGTCCAAGCCTCGATGATGTCTACCTTCAGGCAACAGGACGCACCCTGATGGATGCTGAACTGGCCATCGCAGGCCAGCGCGACGTCAAGAAGGAAAAGCGTCAATCCATGCGTTGA
- a CDS encoding 4-hydroxybenzoate polyprenyltransferase, which produces MISSSARLQPWIELLRWNKPTGRLILLIPAGWALWLNPTAPPGLGLILQILVGGLAVSGAGCIANDLWDQRFDGKVERTKSRPLARGALQRGPAFALLLTLLVVSLAVVLSLPADSLRLCLALACTAVLPILGYPSAKRWFVFPQVILALCWGFAVLIPWAAATASLSWSPALVCSWLATVVWTFGFDTVYAMADRRDDASLGLHSSALSLGSRVVPVVRGCYLVTAITLAIAAWSAQIPAPFWPLWLLATVFMQLSCNPLNKQDASMGTYGKHFAQQVQAGILLWLGLVLARGWGV; this is translated from the coding sequence GTGATCAGCAGCTCTGCCCGTCTTCAGCCCTGGATTGAACTGCTCCGCTGGAACAAACCCACCGGACGGCTAATCCTGTTGATCCCAGCGGGCTGGGCCCTCTGGCTGAATCCAACAGCCCCGCCCGGCCTTGGACTGATCCTGCAGATCCTTGTGGGAGGCCTGGCCGTGAGCGGTGCAGGCTGCATCGCCAATGACCTATGGGACCAGCGGTTCGACGGCAAAGTGGAACGCACGAAAAGCCGTCCTCTGGCCAGGGGTGCGCTGCAGCGAGGACCAGCCTTCGCTTTGCTGCTGACCTTGCTGGTCGTCAGCCTGGCTGTCGTGCTGAGTCTTCCGGCCGACAGTCTCAGGCTCTGTCTCGCGTTGGCCTGCACGGCCGTGCTGCCGATCCTCGGGTATCCATCAGCAAAGCGGTGGTTCGTCTTCCCCCAGGTGATCTTGGCGCTGTGCTGGGGCTTCGCGGTGCTGATCCCCTGGGCCGCCGCAACGGCCTCCTTGAGCTGGAGTCCTGCCCTGGTGTGCAGTTGGCTCGCGACCGTGGTCTGGACCTTCGGTTTCGACACGGTCTATGCCATGGCCGATCGACGTGACGATGCCAGCCTCGGCCTGCACAGCAGCGCCTTGAGCCTCGGATCCCGCGTGGTGCCTGTGGTGCGTGGCTGCTACCTCGTGACAGCCATCACCCTTGCCATTGCGGCCTGGTCGGCTCAGATCCCAGCACCGTTCTGGCCTCTCTGGTTGCTTGCCACAGTCTTCATGCAGCTCAGCTGCAACCCCTTAAACAAGCAAGATGCCTCCATGGGCACCTACGGGAAGCACTTTGCCCAGCAGGTGCAGGCGGGGATACTGCTCTGGCTCGGCCTGGTTCTAGCCAGGGGATGGGGAGTCTGA
- a CDS encoding ABC transporter permease, with translation MTSPTASIALQQQQSGAFAELSQETWALTRRLFLQLMRRPSTLIAGILQPLIWLILFGALFANAPEGLLPGGMSYGRFLGAGVIVFTAFSGALNAGLPVMFDREFGFLNRLLVAPLRSRSSIVLASVIYITALSLLQSLVIMGTAAVLGYGWPGVSGLVLVLVTLLLLVFAVTALSLGLAFALPGHIELIAVIFVANLPLLFASTALAPLSFMPTWLGWLAALNPLTFAIEPIRAAYQGPLDLSAVLLEAPYGDVTGTTCLLILLLLTIGLFLVIRPLLNRKLS, from the coding sequence ATGACCTCCCCCACAGCATCAATTGCTCTCCAGCAGCAGCAATCCGGAGCCTTCGCTGAGCTCAGCCAGGAGACTTGGGCCCTTACCCGGCGTTTGTTTCTTCAGTTAATGCGTCGTCCCTCGACCTTGATCGCTGGGATTCTGCAACCATTGATCTGGTTGATTCTGTTCGGCGCGCTCTTCGCTAACGCCCCTGAGGGCCTGCTCCCAGGCGGGATGAGCTATGGCCGTTTTCTTGGTGCTGGAGTCATTGTCTTCACGGCATTCAGCGGTGCTCTGAACGCCGGGCTACCGGTGATGTTCGACCGCGAATTCGGCTTCCTCAATCGTTTACTTGTGGCACCCCTGCGAAGCCGCAGTTCCATCGTGCTTGCGTCGGTGATCTACATCACCGCGCTCAGCCTGCTGCAGAGTTTGGTCATCATGGGCACGGCGGCCGTGCTCGGCTACGGGTGGCCTGGCGTCAGCGGCCTTGTTTTGGTGCTGGTGACGCTGCTGCTCCTGGTGTTTGCCGTGACAGCCCTCAGCCTTGGGTTGGCGTTCGCTTTGCCTGGCCACATCGAGTTGATCGCCGTGATTTTTGTGGCCAACTTGCCCTTGCTCTTCGCCAGCACGGCCCTTGCTCCTTTGTCCTTCATGCCGACCTGGCTGGGGTGGCTTGCGGCCTTGAATCCTCTTACCTTCGCGATTGAACCCATTCGAGCGGCCTACCAAGGTCCTCTTGACCTCTCGGCAGTTTTGTTGGAGGCCCCCTACGGGGATGTCACCGGCACCACTTGCCTGCTGATCCTGCTGCTCCTCACCATCGGGCTGTTTCTTGTGATTCGCCCGCTGCTCAACCGCAAACTCTCCTGA
- a CDS encoding LD-carboxypeptidase, translating to MRITPAPPLQTGDRVACVAASSALQDDIKLQQGIAVLQSWGLDVQPQALATRRWGYFAGRDDARHADLHPDEPSALLACARGGWGAARLLEQPIRWQSGWLLGFSDVTALLWARQAAGFAGGIHGPLLTTLADEPQWSRDRLRNLLFGQTVPSLQGRGGGGGVGTGPLLVANLTVATHLLGSRFVPPLEGAILVLEDVGEAPYRIDRMLTQWRLNGSLQGLAGLGFGNFEGCGDEPRDASECFNLEQVLEDRTADLGIPRVMDLPVGHRAGNAALPIGEMARLDGQTGLLSLLT from the coding sequence ATGCGCATCACCCCGGCTCCACCGCTCCAGACTGGAGACCGTGTGGCCTGCGTGGCCGCCAGCTCAGCCCTGCAGGACGACATCAAGCTCCAACAGGGCATTGCTGTTCTGCAGAGCTGGGGCCTGGATGTTCAACCCCAGGCCTTGGCCACCCGACGTTGGGGCTACTTCGCAGGGCGCGATGACGCGCGCCATGCCGATCTGCATCCAGACGAACCCTCAGCGCTGCTCGCCTGTGCCCGCGGTGGATGGGGGGCTGCTCGGCTGCTGGAGCAGCCCATCCGCTGGCAGAGCGGCTGGTTGCTGGGCTTTTCCGACGTGACAGCTCTGCTCTGGGCCCGCCAGGCAGCAGGGTTCGCTGGCGGCATCCATGGCCCTTTACTGACAACGCTTGCAGATGAGCCGCAATGGAGCCGTGACCGATTGCGCAACCTGCTCTTCGGTCAAACCGTCCCCTCACTACAAGGACGAGGTGGTGGTGGAGGGGTAGGGACAGGCCCCCTACTCGTGGCCAATCTGACCGTCGCCACCCACCTGCTGGGGAGCCGCTTCGTCCCCCCCCTCGAGGGAGCCATTTTGGTGCTGGAAGATGTCGGGGAGGCCCCCTACCGGATTGATCGGATGCTGACCCAATGGAGGCTCAATGGCAGTCTGCAAGGCTTGGCAGGTCTCGGGTTTGGCAATTTCGAAGGGTGCGGAGATGAACCGCGAGATGCCTCGGAATGCTTCAACCTCGAGCAGGTTCTTGAGGATCGAACTGCCGACCTCGGCATTCCCAGAGTGATGGACCTGCCCGTTGGTCACCGAGCAGGCAACGCTGCCCTGCCCATAGGAGAGATGGCACGCCTCGACGGTCAGACGGGCCTGCTCAGCTTGCTGACCTGA
- a CDS encoding N-acetylmannosamine-6-phosphate 2-epimerase, with the protein MIPNPESLDQGLIVSVQAPQGSPMRHPDVIAAMAEASLRNGAVGVRLESPEHIGAVRRRCPDALIIGLWKCTFPDSSVYITPGWKEIQAVWSAGADVIAIDATARKRPAGQDLATLVQRTRDELRAPLMADVDSLDNGLRAAELGCDWVGTTLYGYTEATAQQRPPALDLLPQLRADLPSSVRLICEGGISSPADARSALQAGADTVVVGTAITGVDLQVTAYREGMIS; encoded by the coding sequence ATGATTCCGAACCCTGAATCCCTTGATCAGGGGCTGATCGTTTCGGTGCAGGCACCACAAGGCTCGCCGATGCGCCACCCTGATGTGATCGCTGCCATGGCCGAAGCCTCCCTGCGAAATGGGGCAGTCGGTGTGCGCTTGGAAAGCCCTGAACATATTGGTGCTGTGCGTCGTCGCTGCCCAGATGCCTTGATCATCGGCTTGTGGAAGTGCACGTTCCCCGATAGTTCCGTGTACATCACCCCGGGATGGAAAGAGATCCAGGCTGTGTGGTCTGCAGGTGCCGATGTGATCGCGATTGACGCTACAGCCCGTAAGCGGCCTGCTGGTCAGGATCTTGCCACGTTGGTGCAGCGCACCCGTGATGAGCTGCGTGCTCCCCTGATGGCTGACGTGGATTCGCTCGACAATGGACTGCGTGCGGCCGAACTTGGCTGTGACTGGGTTGGGACCACGCTCTACGGCTACACGGAGGCGACAGCGCAGCAGCGCCCACCTGCGCTTGATCTTCTCCCCCAGCTCCGCGCAGACCTTCCCAGCTCTGTGCGCCTGATCTGTGAGGGGGGAATTTCCTCACCGGCCGACGCCCGTTCAGCGTTGCAGGCCGGTGCAGACACCGTGGTCGTTGGGACGGCGATCACCGGAGTGGATCTCCAGGTGACCGCTTATCGCGAGGGAATGATCAGCTGA
- the groL gene encoding chaperonin GroEL (60 kDa chaperone family; promotes refolding of misfolded polypeptides especially under stressful conditions; forms two stacked rings of heptamers to form a barrel-shaped 14mer; ends can be capped by GroES; misfolded proteins enter the barrel where they are refolded when GroES binds): MAKLLSFSDESRSALERGVDALADAVRVTIGPRGRNVVLENKFGAPDIVNDGDSIAREIELDDPFENLGAKLMQQVSSKTKDKAGDGTTTATVLAQAMVREGLRNTAAGASPVELRRGMEKAAAQIVAGLGERSQAVAGDAIRQVATVSSGGDEEVGQMIAEAMDKVSTDGVITVEESKSLATELEITEGMAFDRGYSSPYFVTDADRQVCEFENPLILLTDRKISTITDLVPVLETVQKSGSPLLILSEEVEGEALATLVMNKSRGVLQVAAVRAPSFGERRKAALADIAILTGGTLISEDKAMTLDKVTLEDLGKARRVTISKESTTIVATDDHRQAVSERVGAIRRELEATESDYDREKLSERIAKLAGGVAVIKVGAPTETELKNRKLRIEDALNATRAAIEEGIVAGGGSTLLQLADSLNSLASSLNGDQRTGVEIVQRALTAPIHQIATNAGQNGDVVIAGMRSSGQGFNALSGAYEDLMAAGIVDAAKVVRLAVQDSISIASLLITTEVVIADKPEPPAPAPAGDGDPMGGMGGMGGMGMPGMGGMGGMGMPGMM; encoded by the coding sequence ATGGCCAAACTCCTTTCTTTCTCTGACGAATCCCGCAGCGCCCTTGAGCGGGGTGTAGATGCACTCGCCGATGCAGTGCGCGTCACGATCGGCCCCCGGGGTCGCAACGTTGTGCTCGAAAACAAATTCGGCGCACCCGACATCGTCAACGACGGCGACTCGATCGCACGCGAAATCGAACTGGATGATCCGTTCGAGAACCTCGGCGCCAAGCTGATGCAGCAGGTGTCGTCAAAGACCAAAGACAAAGCCGGAGACGGCACCACGACCGCAACAGTCCTGGCTCAGGCCATGGTGCGGGAAGGTCTGCGCAACACAGCTGCTGGCGCAAGCCCCGTGGAACTCCGCCGTGGCATGGAGAAAGCCGCCGCACAGATTGTTGCGGGACTGGGCGAGCGGAGCCAGGCCGTCGCCGGCGATGCCATTCGTCAGGTGGCCACGGTGAGCTCCGGGGGTGACGAAGAAGTCGGTCAGATGATTGCGGAGGCGATGGACAAGGTGAGCACCGATGGGGTGATCACTGTTGAGGAATCGAAATCCCTGGCAACGGAACTCGAAATCACCGAAGGCATGGCCTTCGACCGCGGTTACAGCTCCCCTTACTTCGTCACTGATGCCGATCGTCAGGTCTGTGAATTCGAAAACCCACTGATCCTGCTAACGGACCGCAAAATCAGCACGATCACAGATCTGGTCCCCGTGCTGGAGACCGTTCAGAAAAGTGGATCACCTCTGTTGATCCTCTCGGAGGAAGTGGAAGGCGAGGCTCTGGCAACGCTTGTGATGAACAAGAGCCGTGGGGTTCTGCAGGTGGCCGCTGTTCGGGCTCCCTCATTCGGAGAACGTCGCAAGGCAGCCCTCGCCGATATCGCCATCCTCACCGGCGGAACGCTGATCAGCGAGGACAAGGCGATGACCCTCGACAAGGTGACCCTCGAGGATCTCGGTAAAGCGCGCCGCGTCACCATCAGCAAGGAGAGCACCACGATTGTCGCCACGGACGACCATCGCCAGGCCGTGAGCGAACGCGTTGGCGCGATCCGACGTGAGCTGGAGGCCACCGAATCCGACTACGACCGCGAGAAGCTCAGCGAGCGGATCGCCAAGCTGGCCGGTGGCGTTGCAGTGATCAAGGTCGGTGCCCCGACGGAAACGGAATTGAAGAACCGCAAACTGAGAATCGAGGATGCCCTGAATGCAACCCGTGCCGCTATCGAAGAGGGCATTGTTGCCGGCGGCGGCAGCACATTGCTGCAACTCGCCGACAGCCTGAACTCGCTGGCGTCAAGCCTCAACGGCGACCAACGCACCGGTGTGGAGATTGTGCAACGGGCGCTGACCGCACCGATTCATCAGATCGCTACCAATGCCGGGCAGAACGGCGATGTTGTGATCGCTGGCATGCGCAGCAGTGGCCAGGGATTCAACGCCCTCAGTGGTGCTTATGAAGACCTGATGGCGGCAGGCATCGTCGACGCCGCAAAGGTGGTGCGTCTGGCTGTGCAGGATTCGATCTCAATCGCCTCTCTTCTAATCACGACCGAGGTTGTGATCGCCGACAAACCGGAACCTCCAGCACCTGCTCCGGCAGGAGACGGCGATCCCATGGGTGGCATGGGTGGAATGGGCGGCATGGGCATGCCGGGAATGGGTGGCATGGGTGGCATGGGCATGCCCGGAATGATGTGA
- a CDS encoding glycosyltransferase family 9 protein — MRVLALSPGSLEDQLDRLPALAEICQKLNATLQVACDPQQAAPWKLLPCLEKLLPFSFEANPTLADWANLLGCVREPDFQVCINFAEGQQVNLMLSMSHIPKRLGSEGFACTDRLSIDQGWTAQRLAPYLQALGLELEAEQFRVPLAAGVLDEAREALPRGDGPLLLLSPTGQGHDWPAAEWHKLPETIKSRLPALRSMVLPAKLSLAKRAALIACADVVLSSCPISQRLATYCGTPLVALGAAAKDLPERAEIRCLGRSDELATLKSSEVLTALGF; from the coding sequence ATGCGAGTTCTTGCCCTAAGCCCGGGTTCGCTCGAAGACCAGCTGGACCGTCTACCAGCCCTGGCCGAGATCTGCCAGAAGCTCAACGCCACATTGCAGGTGGCGTGTGATCCCCAGCAGGCAGCCCCTTGGAAACTCCTGCCATGCCTAGAAAAGCTGTTGCCATTCAGCTTCGAGGCCAACCCCACCCTTGCGGACTGGGCCAATCTGCTCGGCTGTGTGCGGGAACCTGACTTCCAGGTATGCATCAACTTTGCTGAAGGTCAGCAGGTCAACCTGATGCTGTCGATGAGTCATATCCCCAAACGGCTGGGATCTGAAGGCTTTGCCTGCACCGACAGGCTCAGCATCGACCAGGGCTGGACTGCGCAGCGTCTGGCTCCTTACCTCCAGGCCCTTGGTCTTGAACTCGAGGCCGAGCAGTTCCGCGTGCCCCTGGCGGCAGGTGTTCTCGATGAAGCCCGAGAAGCATTACCCCGCGGCGATGGTCCTCTGCTGCTGCTGTCCCCGACAGGCCAAGGTCATGACTGGCCTGCAGCCGAATGGCACAAGCTTCCTGAAACCATCAAAAGCCGCCTTCCGGCGCTGCGCAGCATGGTGCTTCCAGCAAAGCTCAGCCTGGCCAAGCGTGCAGCCCTGATTGCCTGTGCCGATGTTGTGCTCAGCAGCTGCCCGATTTCACAACGTCTGGCGACCTATTGCGGCACCCCCTTAGTTGCCCTTGGAGCAGCGGCAAAGGATCTCCCCGAGCGCGCCGAGATCCGCTGTCTCGGCCGCTCTGATGAGCTCGCCACGCTGAAGAGCAGTGAAGTTCTGACAGCCCTCGGTTTCTGA
- the ispD gene encoding 2-C-methyl-D-erythritol 4-phosphate cytidylyltransferase — translation MHLLIAAAGSGRRMGADRNKLLLPLAGRPVIAWTLEAALRSERIEWIGIVGQEVDRDAILAVLDAPSKPVQWIQGGSTRQESVLCGLAGLPEQARHVLIHDGARCLAEPDLFDRCAAAVEAGTALIAATPVSDTIKRVGSDGLIRDTPDRSELWAAQTPQGFAVDQLRRGHAEAVAQGWTVTDDASLYERLGWPVQVLDAGPANIKVTTPFDLTVAEAVLALRSAS, via the coding sequence GTGCATCTGTTGATTGCTGCGGCAGGAAGCGGTCGGCGCATGGGTGCGGATCGGAACAAGCTGCTTTTGCCGTTGGCCGGACGCCCTGTCATTGCCTGGACCCTTGAGGCGGCCTTGCGCTCTGAGCGGATTGAGTGGATCGGCATCGTCGGCCAAGAGGTCGATCGAGACGCCATCCTGGCCGTGCTGGATGCACCCAGCAAGCCGGTGCAGTGGATTCAAGGGGGCAGCACTCGGCAGGAGTCGGTTTTGTGTGGTCTGGCGGGATTGCCGGAGCAGGCCCGCCATGTCTTGATTCATGACGGAGCCCGCTGTTTGGCTGAACCGGATTTGTTTGACCGTTGTGCTGCTGCTGTTGAGGCCGGTACGGCCCTGATTGCCGCAACACCGGTCAGTGACACGATCAAACGTGTGGGATCCGATGGTTTGATTCGAGACACGCCTGACCGATCGGAGCTCTGGGCGGCGCAGACACCGCAGGGCTTTGCCGTCGACCAGCTGCGTCGCGGTCACGCTGAGGCGGTGGCTCAGGGCTGGACGGTGACCGACGACGCGTCGTTGTACGAGCGGCTTGGTTGGCCTGTGCAGGTCTTGGATGCTGGACCTGCAAACATCAAGGTCACAACGCCGTTTGACTTGACCGTGGCAGAGGCAGTGCTCGCCCTCAGGTCAGCAAGCTGA
- a CDS encoding heme o synthase, which produces MAELTSIVRPTREEVVPSRKRVKLPAWLEVAKPRLIPLLLATTLGGMALSEGWPLSSPRLVCTLGGGALASAAAGVLNCLWEQDLDGRMARTSGRALPSGRLSPTSAFAGAIACTLAAAMLLVSGVNCLAAGLSLLGLCSYVLLYTALLKPRTSQNIVIGGVAGAIPPLVGAAAATGHVGLGGWWLFALVMVWTPAHFWALALLLREDYRAVGIPMLPVVKGPVVTARAIKTYGWITVLLSGLGVFALPSGGVFYGLMLLPYNGRLLQLVDRLSLDPDSLLNAKALFRWSILYLFGLCLLLILSRTDLASGFAYQVMQLLYLLMGIQ; this is translated from the coding sequence ATGGCTGAACTCACATCAATCGTTCGTCCGACCCGTGAGGAGGTGGTTCCCTCCCGCAAGCGGGTGAAACTTCCAGCCTGGCTGGAAGTCGCCAAACCGCGACTCATCCCTCTGCTGCTTGCCACCACTCTGGGGGGAATGGCTCTCAGTGAGGGCTGGCCCCTCTCCTCGCCGCGGCTGGTGTGCACCCTGGGGGGAGGAGCTCTCGCTTCAGCTGCCGCTGGTGTTCTGAACTGTTTGTGGGAACAGGATCTCGATGGCCGGATGGCCCGCACCAGCGGTCGGGCACTTCCCTCCGGTCGGCTTTCGCCCACCAGTGCGTTCGCCGGAGCCATCGCCTGCACTTTGGCAGCGGCGATGTTGCTGGTGAGTGGCGTGAACTGTCTCGCTGCCGGACTGTCCCTGCTCGGTCTTTGCAGTTACGTCCTGCTCTATACAGCTCTGCTCAAGCCGCGGACGTCACAGAACATCGTTATTGGTGGCGTTGCCGGGGCGATTCCACCCCTTGTGGGGGCTGCTGCCGCCACCGGTCATGTTGGCCTCGGGGGCTGGTGGCTGTTCGCTCTGGTGATGGTCTGGACGCCAGCCCACTTCTGGGCGTTGGCACTTTTGTTGCGCGAGGACTACCGCGCTGTTGGTATTCCGATGCTGCCGGTCGTCAAAGGCCCTGTGGTGACAGCGCGGGCGATCAAGACCTATGGCTGGATCACCGTCCTGCTGAGCGGTTTGGGAGTGTTCGCCCTGCCCTCCGGTGGTGTCTTCTACGGTCTGATGCTGCTTCCCTACAACGGTCGGCTGCTGCAGCTCGTCGACCGACTTTCTCTTGATCCCGACAGCCTTCTGAATGCCAAGGCTCTGTTCCGTTGGTCGATTCTTTACCTGTTCGGTCTGTGCCTGCTGCTGATTCTCAGTCGAACGGATCTTGCATCAGGCTTTGCTTACCAGGTGATGCAGCTTCTCTACCTGCTCATGGGGATTCAATGA